The following are from one region of the Cryptococcus deuterogattii R265 chromosome 8, complete sequence genome:
- a CDS encoding myo-inositol 2-dehydrogenase — protein sequence MSAAHSNKLKYAVFGVGRMGQRHALNVAFRTPRAELVAVADPNPSTPQWMKDNLPPSTKYFESYEDCLANSGADVVLIASATSWHARMAIDAMHAGKHVLLEKPISIDLETSRSVVNEAEKFPDLKVMVGFSRRFDESYREARKMVENGTLGKAHLIKSATNDQYDPSGFFVSYAAASGGIYIDCGIHDIDCARWLLDASLGIPNPKKQVRRVFAAGHNIRHPELVQDNDVDNAVGFVEFENGKMLVLHLSRTAMHGHDCFAEIFGTDGKVIINGNPQLNRVEIRDAHGVRSESTPTYYERFKDAFVTEVNEFTSAVLDNKPVPVSVIDALEASKIATALTHSFKTNTPVFFDEEGEPILA from the exons ATGTCTGCCGCCCATTCCAACAAGCTCAAATACGCTGTTTTCGGCGTCGGCCGTATGGGCCAGCGTCACGCTCTCAACGTTGCCTTCAGAACTCCCCGTGCAGAACTCGTAGCAGTAGCTGACCCCAATCCTTCTACTCCCCAATGGATGAAGGACAACCTGCCTCCCAGCACTAAGTACTTCGAAAGCTACGAAGACTGTCTCGCGAATAGTGGGGCAGATGTTGTTCTAATTGCGAGTGCGACCAGCTGGCACGCTCGCATGGCTATTGATGCTATGCATGCTGGCAAG CATGTCTTACTGGAGAAGCCTATTTCCATTGATCTCGAGACCTCCAGGAGTGTGGTCAATGAGGCTGAGAAATTCCCAGATTTGAAAGTCATGGTTGGTTTCAGTCGCAGAT TTGACGAGTCTTACCGAGAGGCAAGGAAAATGGTTGAAAATGGGACATTAGGCAAGGCACACTTGATCAAGTCTGCTACCAACGATCAGTACGACCCATCCGGGTTCTTCGTCTCCTACGCAGCAGCTTCAGGTGGTATTTACATTGACTGTGGTATCCACGATATTGATTGCGCCCGATGGCTCCTTGATGCCTCTCTCGGTATTCCTAATCCCAAAAAGCAAGTCCGCCGTGTGTTTGCTGCAGGCCACAACATCCGACATCCCGAGCTTGTTCAGGACAACGACGTTGACAACGCGGTAGGGTTTGTGGAGTTTGAGAATGGCAAGATGCTGGTATTACACCTGAGCAGGACTGCTATGCATGGTCACGATTGCTTTGCTGAGATTTTTGGAACTGACGGAAAAGTGATTATTAACGGA AACCCTCAGCTTAACCGAGTGGAGATTCGTGATGCTCACGGTGTCCGCAGCGAGTCAAC CCCTACCTATTACGAGCGTTTTAAGGATGCTTTTGTGACAGAGGTCAACGAGTTTACATCCGCCGTCCTCGATAACAAAC CCGTCCCCGTCAGCGTCATCGATGCTCTCGAGGCAAGCAAGATTGCGACCGCTTTGACACACTCCTTCAAAACCAATACCCCTGTCTtctttgatgaggagggcgagCCGATATTGGCGTGA